One stretch of Armigeres subalbatus isolate Guangzhou_Male chromosome 2, GZ_Asu_2, whole genome shotgun sequence DNA includes these proteins:
- the LOC134210911 gene encoding acetyl-CoA carboxylase isoform X2 encodes MITLMLTGVVLFAYIFLQKWWSVRTSNASEDLPSSFPVITKPSKDTHKSSPYSSDSSAESCDTEPPVKKSNQSILTNGNVETEVAIDAVAQQIKRVSFSNANHIYGEQGDSSEKLNNHCALNNTTSDSGLDTVNANNNVIKNGMDSNSGEGGGGDRPNFIVGEDGLEESEAKDEFPQNTQNGMQSHSAYEISLNEKRRRLRPSMSHGTGLGLERGHERDFVLSTTEEFVKKFNGTRAINKVLIANNGIAAVKCMRSIRRWAYEMFKNERAVRFVVMVTPEDLKANAEYIKMADHYVPVPGGSNNNNYANVELIVDIALRTQVQAVWAGWGHASENPKLPELLHKKGLVFLGPPERAMWALGDKVASSIVAQTAEIPTLPWSGSELKAQYSGKKIKISSDLFARGCVTTSEQGLIAAGKIGFPVMIKASEGGGGKGIRRVDQADEFPALFRQVQAEVPGSPIFVMKLARGARHLEVQLLADQYGNAISLFGRDCSIQRRHQKIIEEAPAIIAEPEVFEDMEKAAVRLAKMVGYVSAGTVEYLYDAEGRYFFLELNPRLQVEHPCTEMVAEVNLPACQLQIGMGIPLYRIKDIRLLYGENPWGSSVIDFDDPATKPRPRGHVIAARITSENPDEGFKPSSGTVQELNFRSSQNVWGYFSVAASGGLHEFADSQFGHCFSWGENRQQARENLVIALKELSIRGDFRTTVEYLITLLETNSFLDNTIDTAWLDALIAERVKADKPDIILGVICGALHIADRKITEAFTSFQTSMEKGQIQAANTLTNVIDVELISEAIRYKVQPAKTGPNTYFLVMNGSFKEVEVHRLSDGGMLISLDGSSYTTYMKEEVDRYRIVIGNQTCVFDKENDPSLLRSPSAGKLINLLIEDGAHVNKGQPYAEIEVMKMVMTLTASETGTVSFVRRPGAVLDAGSLLGHLELDDPSLVTKAQPYKNPWPLTADSVQVPEKLNRVHSTYKTILENTLGGYCLPDPYNAPRLREIIEKFMQSLRDPSLPLLELQEVIASISGRIPLSVEKKIRKLMQLYERNITSVLAQFPSQQIASVIDMHAATLQKRTDRDVFFLTTQGIVQLVQRYRNGIRGRMKAAVHELLRQYYAVESQFQHGHYDKCVGAIRDKHKDNMDVVVGTIFSHSQVAKKNLLVTLLVDHLWANEPGLTDELAATLSELTSLNRAEHSRVALRARQVLIAAHQPAYELRHNQMESIFLSAVDMYGHDFHPENLQRLIQSETSIFDILHDFFYHSNRAVCNAALEVYVRRAYTSYDLTCLQHLELSGEVPLVHFQFLLPTAHPNRYKILPDGTETDNIYDSFMRTGCMAAFDSFEHFTEYSDEILDLLEDFASPAFVNPKVLEAVDTGDSERRMSTSINVSISDPITRPAETDGIAALPAEAMHILSIAVRDMGDMDDLQMEQVFGSFCAQHREELLNRRVRRITFAALKKRQFPKFFTYRARDNFEEDRIYRHLEPACAFQLELNRMRTYDLEALPTANQKMHLYLGRAKVPKGQEVTDFRFFIRSIIRHSDLITKEASFEYLQNEGERVLLEAMDELEVAFSHPHAKRTDCNHIFLNFVPTVIMDPGKIEESVTKMVMRYGPRLWKLRVLQAELKMVIRPTTQSPTTSVRLCIANDSGYFLDIAMYTEVTDPESHVIKFQAYGNRQGPLNGLPISSPYMTKDYLQQKRFQAQSNGTTYVYDIPDMFRQMTERLWKEFSKARPTEDIRIPEKILLVCNELVLKGDTLEEIQRLPGENNVGMVAWRIVLATPEFPDGREIVVIANDLTYFIGSFGPQEDFLFCKASELSRQRKCPRIYISVNSGARIGLAEEVKSLFKIAWEDPDEPEKGFKYLYLTTEDYSKIANTNSVRAILIEDEGEPRYKITDIIGKTDGLGVENLRYAGMIAGETSRAYEDVVTISMVTCRTIGIGSYLVRLGQRVIQIDNSHIILTGFAALNKLLGRKVYASNNQLGGIQIMYNNGVTHKTEALDLDGVYTILYWLSYIPDIRGGTLPIVSASDSINRPIDFMPTKAPYDPRWMLAGRVNPSNPSEWETGFFDRGTWSEVMEPWAKTVVVGRAKLGGIPVGVIAVETRTVELTIPADPANLDSEAKTFQQAGQVWFPDSSYKTAQAIKDFGREELPLIILANWRGFSGGQKDMYEQIVKFGAYIVDGLREYKQPVIIYLPPNAELRGGAWAVLDPTINPRYMETYADPESRAGVLEPEGIVEVKFKDKDLIKAIQRLDPVTLDLKKKQAEAGGNKDAVADFENQIKLRINSLLHVYHTVAVHFADLHDTPERMLEKGCISEIVPWRSSRSFLYWRMRRLLLEEYFIKQILDAQDSLSVGQAKSMLRRWFVEDKGATEAYLWENNEPVVEWLENQKKNDSTVSRNIYAVKKDAIISQIQKALEECPEVALDAVVGLCQALSPAHRGEVVKTLTQLEFTEKEHASMG; translated from the exons GTGCTGATTGCCAACAATGGAATTGCAGCGGTCAAGTGTATGCGGTCGATCCGACGGTGGGCATACGAGATGTTCAAGAATGAAAGGGCGGTGCGTTTCGTCGTTATGGTCACCCCGGAGGATCTTAAGGCTAACGCCGAGTACATCAAGATGGCCGATCACTACGTCCCGGTACCAGGCGGATCGAATAACAATAATTACGCGAACGTCGAACTGATTGTGGACATCGCCCTCCGGACGCAGGTTCAAGCGGTTTGGGCAGGTTGGGGACATGCTTCCGAAAACCCAAAGCTGCCCGAACTGCTGCACAAAAAGGGTTTGGTATTTTTGGGCCCACCGGAGCGTGCCATGTGGGCTTTAGGAGACAAGGTTGCCTCCTCGATAGTTGCACAAACGGCCGAAATTCCAACGCTGCCCTGGTCCGGTTCAGAACTGAAGGCCCAATATAGcgggaagaaaatcaaaatttccagTGATTTGTTCGCCCGTGGGTGTGTAACAACTTCGGAACAGGGATTAATAGCCGCCGGAAAGATCGGATTCCCAGTGATGATCAAAGCGTCTGAAGGTGGCGGCGGGAAAGGTATTCGCCGAGTTGATCAAGCAGATGAATTTCCGGCTTTGTTCCGTCAGGTGCAAGCCGAAGTACCTGGATCACCAATTTTTGTGATGAAACTTGCTCGTGGAGCGCGACATTTAGAGGTGCAGCTTCTAGCCGATCAGTACGGCAATGCTATCAGTTTGTTCGGACGTGATTGTTCTATTCAGAGAAGACATCAAAAAATCATTGAAGAAGCTCCTGCAATTATTGCTGAACCAGAGGTTTTCGAAGATATGGAAAAGGCAGCTGTTCGGTTGGCAAAAATGGTTGGCTATGTGAGTGCTGGTACGGTGGAATATTTGTACGATGCAGAAGGAAGATATTTTTTCCTGGAGTTGAATCCTCGTTTGCAAGTAGAGCACCCGTGTACAGAAATGGTAGCTGAAGTGAATCTACCCGCTTGTCAACTGCAAATTGGAATGGGTATCCCATTGTATAGAATCAAAGATATTCGATTGTTGTACGGCGAAAACCCATGGGGATCGTCGGTGATTGATTTCGATGATCCAGCAACGAAGCCACGTCCTCGCGGTCATGTGATTGCCGCTCGTATCACATCTGAGAATCCGGATGAAGGCTTCAAGCCAAGCTCAGGAACGGTGCAGGAATTGAACTTCCGATCGAGTCAAAACGTTTGGGGTTACTTCAGTGTGGCTGCGTCAGGCGGGCTTCACGAGTTTGCTGATTCCCAATTTGGTCATTGCTTTTCATGGGGAGAGAACCGACAGCAAGCTAGGGAAAATTTGGTTATCGCATTGAAGGAACTTTCAATCCGCGGTGATTTCCGTACGACTGTTGAATATTTAATTACGCTTCTGGAAACGAATAGCTTTTTGGATAATACAATCGATACAGCATGGCTGGATGCACTGATTGCCGAACGAGTGAAGGCGGATAAACCGGATATAATACTTGGAGTAATCTGTGGTGCCCTGCATATTGCAGATCGGAAAATAACGGAGGCATTCACAAGCTTCCAAACATCGATGGAAAAAGGACAAATTCAGGCAGCTAATACGTTGACAAATGTGATAGATGTGGAGTTGATATCCGAAGCTATTCGATATAAAGTTCAACCAGCTAAAACCGGTCCAAACACATATTTCCTTGTGATGAATGGATCGTTCAAGGAAGTTGAAGTTCATAGGTTGTCCGATGGAGGCATGTTGATTTCGTTGGATGGATCGAGTTATACAACCTACATGAAAGAAGAAGTTGATCGGTATCGTATCGTGATTGGCAATCAGACGTGTGTTTTTGAtaaagaaaatgatccttcCTTATTGCGATCCCCATCCGCAGGTAAATTGATCAATTTGTTGATCGAAGATGGAGCTCATGTAAACAAAGGACAGCCTTATGCAGAAATCGAAGTCATGAAGATGGTTATGACCCTCACCGCTAGTGAAACAGGTACCGTGTCATTTGTGCGTCGTCCAGGAGCAGTTCTTGATGCTGGTTCATTGCTGGGACACCTAGAACTGGATGATCCCTCATTAGTCACAAAAGCTCAACCCTACAAGAATCCATGGCCGCTAACCGCTGATAGCGTACAGGTTCCTGAAAAATTGAACCGGGTGCATTCCACATACAAAACTATCCTGGAAAACACATTAGGTGGATATTGTCTGCCTGACCCTTATAACGCCCCTAGACTAAGGGAAATTATCGAAAAGTTCATGCAAAGCTTGCGTGACCCATCGCTGCCGCTGCTAGAACTGCaggaagttattgcctcaatttcCGGCCGTATTCCTCTGTCAGTGGAAAAGAAAATCCGCAAATTGATGCAACTCTATGAACGGAATATCACGAGCGTGCTAGCCCAGTTCCCATCGCAGCAAATTGCTTCCGTGATCGACATGCACGCTGCCACATTACAAAAGCGCACCGACCGCGACGTTTTCTTCCTCACCACTCAAGGAATAGTGCAATTGGTGCAACGTTATCGCAACGGCATCCGTGGTCGTATGAAGGCTGCTGTTCACGAGTTACTGCGCCAGTACTACGCAGTCGAGTCTCAGTTCCAGCACGGACATTACGACAAATGTGTGGGCGCTATCCGTGACAAGCATAAAGATAATATGGATGTTGTTGTCGGAACAATCTTCTCACATAGTCAAGTggcgaagaaaaatcttttggTAACTCTGCTGGTAGACCATTTGTGGGCAAATGAGCCAGGATTGACCGACGAGTTAGCTGCCACGTTGAGCGAACTAACTTCGCTTAATCGAGCGGAACACTCGCGTGTTGCTCTACGCGCTCGTCAGGTGCTAATTGCAGCACATCAGCCGGCGTATGAATTGCGTCACAATCAGATGGAATCGATTTTCTTATCTGCTGTCGACATGTACGGTCACGACTTTCATCCGGAAAATCTGCAGCGTCTGATTCAGTCGGaaacatcaattttcgatatcttGCATGATTTCTTCTACCACTCGAATCGGGCCGTTTGTAACGCTGCATTGGAGGTCTACGTGCGTCGTGCATACACTTCTTACGACCTGACGTGTTTGCAGCATCTGGAACTGTCCGGAGAAGTTCCATTGGTACATTTCCAATTCCTTCTGCCAACAGCGCATCCAAACCGTTACAA GATACTTCCGGATGGAACCGAGACGGACAACATTTACGATTCTTTCATGCGTACCGGTTGCATGGCTGCGTTTGATTcgtttgaacatttcactgaATATTCGGATGAAATTTTGGATCTGCTGGAAGATTTTGCCTCACCTGCCTTCGTCAATCCCAAAGTGCTGGAAGCCGTGGACACCGGAGATTCTGAACGCCGTATGAGTACGTCAATTAATGTCTCTATTTCGGACCCGATCACTCGGCCTGCCGAAACTGATGGAATTGCAG CTCTTCCTGCTGAAGCAATGCATATTCTGAGTATCGCTGTCCGAGACATGGGCGATATGGACGATTTACAGATGGAGCAAGTTTTCGGATCATTTTGCGCACAGCATcgggaggaacttttgaacCGTCGTGTGAGAAGAATCACTTTTGCAGCACTTAAGAA ACGTCAATTCCCCAAATTCTTCACGTACCGTGCCCGGGACAATTTCGAGGAGGATCGTATCTATCGTCATCTCGAGCCAGCTTGTGCTTTCCAGCTGGAACTGAATCGTATGCGTACGTATGATTTGGAAGCCCTGCCAACCGCGAATCAGAAGATGCATCTTTATTTGGGTCGCGCCAAGGTGCCAAAGGGACAGGAAGTTACTGATTTCCGTTTCTTCATTCGCTCGATCATTCGACACTCGGATCTAATTACCAAAGAAGCTTCGTTCGAGTATCTTCAGAATGAAGGTGAACGTGTTTTGTTGGAGGCGATGGATGAGCTGGAAGTCGCATTTTCTCACCCTCATGCTAAACGGACGGATTGTAACCACATTTTCCTGAACTTTGTTCCAACGGTTATAATGGATCCGGGAAAAATAGAAGAATCGGTTACCAAAATGGTGATGCGTTATGGTCCTCGTTTGTGGAAGCTCCGAGTACTACAAGCCGAACTTAAAATGGTAATTCGACCGACAACTCAATCCCCAACTACCTCCGTTCGTTTATGCATAGCAAACGATTCAGGTTACTTCCTAGACATAGCGATGTACACCGAAGTGACCGATCCAGAATCTCATGTGATCAAATTCCAAGCGTATGGAAATAGACAAGGTCCACTAAATGGATTGCCAATTTCGTCGCCCTACATGACCAAAGATTATTTACAGCAAAAACGATTCCAAGCACAATCGAATGGTACAACTTATGTGTATGATATTCCGGACATGTTCCGTCAGATGACTGAACGCTTGTGGAAGGAGTTTTCCAAAGCAAGACCGACGGAAGATATTCGAATTCCCGAGAAGATATTGCTCGTTTGTAACGAACTGGTTCTAAAAGGAGATACTCTAGAGGAAATTCAACGACTACCTGGAGAAAATAATGTTGGCATGGTGGCATGGAGAATTGTTCTTGCCACACCTGAATTCCCGGATGGTCGTGAAATCGTTGTGATTGCTAATGATCTGACATATTTTATTGGCTCGTTTGGACCACAAGAAGATTTTCTATTCTGTAAAGCATCGGAACTATCTCGACAACGTAAATGCCCTAGAATCTACATTTCAGTCAACAGTGGAGCTCGCATCGGATTGGCCGAGGAAGTCAAATCTCTGTTCAAAATTGCATGGGAGGATCCAGATGAACCAGAAAAAGGATTTAAGTACCTATATTTGACTACAGAAGACTATAGCAAGATAGCCAATACAAATTCTGTCCGTGCCATTTTGATTGAGGACGAAGGTGAGCCGCGCTATAAAATCACCGACATTATTGGCAAAACTGATGGTCTTGGTGTGGAGAACCTGCGATATGCTGGTATGATTGCCGGTGAAACTTCTAGAGCATACGAAGATGTGGTGACGATTTCGATGGTAACCTGCAGAACTATCGGTATTGGATCCTACTTGGTGCGACTTGGGCAGCGTGTGATACAGATAGACAATTCTCATATTATTTTAACCGGCTTTGCCGCTTTGAATAAGCTGTTAGGTAGGAAAGTGTATGCCTCAAACAATCAGCTGGGTGGAATTCAGATTATGTACAATAACGGCGTAACTCACAAAACGGAAGCCCTTGATTTAGATGGTGTGTACACAATACTATATTGGCTCTCTTACATTCCGGATATCCGTGGAGGAACGCTCCCCATTGTATCGGCAAGCGATTCCATTAATCGGCCAATTGACTTCATGCCAACCAAAGCACCGTATGATCCGCGGTGGATGCTGGCAGGTCGTGTCAACCCCTCTAACCCCTCTGAGTGGGAAACCGGTTTCTTTGATCGTGGCACATGGTCAGAGGTGATGGAGCCCTGGGCAAAAACGGTGGTCGTTGGACGTGCTAAGCTTGGTGGCATCCCAGTTGGAGTAATAGCCGTGGAAACCAGAACCGTCGAACTGACGATACCCGCCGATCCGGCCAATCTCGATTCCGAAGCGAAAACATTCCAACAAGCCGGTCAGGTGTGGTTCCCGGATTCGTCCTACAAAACGGCACAAGCAATTAAGGACTTTGGTCGGGAGGAGCTGCCGCTGATAATCTTGGCCAATTGGCGAGGATTCTCCGGCGGACAGAAAG ATATGTATGAGCAAATCGTCAAGTTCGGAGCGTACATTGTGGATGGGCTGAGAGAGTACAAACAACCGGTTATCATTTACCTGCCTCCAAATGCAGAACTTCGGGGTGGAGCATGGGCAGTGCTGGACCCGACGATCAATCCGCGCTACATGGAAACCTACGCCGATCCTGAATCTCGTGCCGGAGTGTTGGAACCTGAAGGTATCGTAGAAGTCAAGTTCAAGGATAAGGATCTCATCAAAGCCATTCAGCGGCTTGACCCCGTAACACTGGAT CTGAAGAAGAAGCAAGCCGAGGCTGGTGGCAATAAGGACGCGGTGGCGGATTTTGAGAACCAAATCAAGCTACGAATCAATTCGTTGTTGCACGTGTACCACACGGTAGCCGTGCATTTCGCAGATCTTCACGACACACCGGAACGAATGCTGGAGAAGGGATGCATTAGCGAAATCGTACCATGGCGAAGCTCACGTAGCTTTTTATATTGGCGCATGCGCCGGTTACTGCTCGAAGAGTATTTCATTAAACAAATCTTGGATGCTCAAGATAGCCTTTCGGTGGGACAGGCAAAATCTATGCTTCGACGGTGGTTTGTCGAAGACAAAGGTGCTACGGAG GCTTACTTATGGGAAAACAACGAACCCGTTGTGGAGTGGTTAGAGAACCAAAAGAAGAACGATTCAACTGTCAGTCGCAACATTTACGCAGTCAAGAAGGATGCAATAATCTCCCAAATTCAAAAAGCTTTAGAG GAATGTCCCGAAGTGGCTTTGGATGCGGTGGTTGGTCTGTGCCAAGCACTGTCCCCCGCTCATCGTGGAGAGGTTGTAAAAACGCTTACTCAGCTAGAATTTACCGAGAAGGAGCACGCCAGTATGGGATGA